The following proteins are co-located in the Billgrantia tianxiuensis genome:
- the qhpG gene encoding flavin-dependent monooxygenase QhpG encodes MSDDAAGEVLIAGGGPAGAALAMLLHRAGRRITLVSRCRDYRAIEGISRRSLQALQGLGLSRAAACAVGPLPRRVTWAGEARAPNAEWLLPRPAFDAALLEDLRAAGVPVIEARVIGLESVDRKVRCSLADGQVLSAAWGVEARGRAASRRHYRDAATWSSPAWILRGEAAEATPASAALSLPDGGWAWWSRLHGQQYLQLALPEATLRHACRDPDAWLAAQPALAELWGGSPVHHHYRRPSTLGRAGVREGRIWRLGDASMAIDPLSGQGIFNALSSAHGLLPVLDGLLAGEAMAPLQRFHQRRQDAQYWRFARAGRDFYRQAACQVSTSADPAPYWAARCHWPDHQPLHPPEPWARVRVKRGLAIVGTRLAERELVVTPDQPLGIQAVAGVLLAPLVRAMQAGDLGEAKTLLNASGAAAAALWQWWQDHPDWPALPAPAVDTATTDSPADSASQ; translated from the coding sequence ATGAGCGACGATGCGGCCGGCGAGGTACTGATCGCTGGAGGCGGCCCCGCCGGAGCCGCCCTGGCGATGCTGCTGCATCGCGCCGGTCGTCGGATCACCCTGGTGAGCCGCTGTCGCGACTATCGTGCCATCGAGGGCATTTCCCGGCGTAGCCTCCAGGCCCTGCAGGGCCTGGGGTTGTCTCGGGCCGCCGCCTGCGCGGTGGGACCCTTGCCGCGCCGGGTCACCTGGGCTGGCGAGGCGCGGGCGCCCAACGCCGAGTGGCTGCTGCCCCGGCCCGCTTTCGACGCGGCCCTGCTCGAGGATCTGCGCGCAGCCGGCGTTCCGGTGATCGAGGCCCGAGTGATCGGCCTCGAAAGCGTCGATCGGAAAGTACGATGCAGCCTGGCGGACGGACAGGTGCTGAGCGCCGCCTGGGGGGTGGAAGCCCGTGGCCGAGCGGCGTCGCGGCGTCATTACCGTGACGCCGCTACCTGGTCGAGCCCGGCCTGGATCCTGCGCGGCGAGGCCGCGGAGGCGACACCGGCCAGTGCTGCGCTATCGCTGCCCGACGGTGGCTGGGCCTGGTGGTCGCGCCTGCATGGCCAGCAGTATCTGCAATTGGCGCTGCCGGAGGCGACGCTGCGCCATGCCTGCCGCGACCCCGACGCCTGGCTGGCAGCCCAGCCGGCCCTGGCTGAGCTGTGGGGCGGCTCGCCCGTTCACCACCATTATCGCCGCCCCAGCACGCTGGGGCGTGCCGGCGTGAGGGAGGGGCGGATCTGGCGCCTGGGAGATGCCTCCATGGCCATCGACCCCCTTTCCGGCCAAGGCATCTTCAATGCGCTCTCCTCGGCCCATGGCTTGCTGCCGGTGCTCGACGGCCTGCTGGCCGGCGAGGCGATGGCACCGCTGCAGCGCTTCCACCAGCGTCGCCAGGACGCCCAATACTGGCGTTTCGCCCGCGCCGGGCGCGACTTCTACCGCCAGGCCGCCTGTCAGGTGTCGACGAGCGCCGACCCGGCACCCTATTGGGCGGCGCGCTGCCACTGGCCCGATCACCAGCCGTTGCACCCGCCGGAGCCCTGGGCCCGGGTACGGGTCAAGCGGGGGCTGGCCATCGTCGGTACCCGGCTGGCCGAGCGGGAACTGGTGGTGACCCCCGACCAGCCCCTGGGTATACAGGCGGTGGCGGGTGTGCTGCTGGCGCCTCTGGTCAGGGCCATGCAGGCCGGCGATCTCGGCGAGGCAAAGACACTGCTGAACGCTTCCGGGGCTGCGGCCGCGGCGCTGTGGCAGTGGTGGCAGGATCACCCAGACTGGCCAGCGCTGCCAGCTCCTGCTGTCGATACCGCTACCACCGATTCGCCGGCCGATTCCGCCAGCCAGTAG
- a CDS encoding ABC transporter ATP-binding protein → MRESEPTRETGALPWNWLYRPLKARRVALARLLALSLVATLLALLPPLLTQRLIDRGLMQGDFSTVLAYVGALVAVGLAALGLQGLTRLQHVALSARLLLALRRSLLRHLLRLAPARWQARGRGDLMSRLDGDLSILQGFALDGLLSGLSNLLGLVGALAMIGFYSPMLMVLVALLVPLQWLWLRAWRPALTCRQRALREQSGEISGFWQDTLALGPWFQGQALEASRLNRLQGLGHEQLRRLLAVRWVGFLSDTGPQLILSLARAGLLLLGGYLVIQGRLQLGELVALLAYLGMVMAPIGGLLGLYGGWQRAQVSAARLAELFAEPAMNDPYRGEHPSGPGELRLEGVRFRHAGQADGLLDGVDLTLAPGRKVLIEGPSGAGKSSLIRLLLGLETPASGEIRVDGVPLDALSRHHWLKQVAWVEQHPSLLRGSLAETLRALAPEASDAELVEALLQVGLGDWLAALPRGLATELGDLGGTVSGGQRARLALARALLKKPRLVLLDEPTAALDAEAARAFDARLDELLGNTTRLIISHQGSHFSNLDARYRLQDGRLIAREATACP, encoded by the coding sequence ATGCGCGAGTCCGAACCCACCCGGGAGACAGGAGCGCTGCCCTGGAACTGGCTCTACCGCCCGCTCAAGGCGCGGCGTGTGGCGCTCGCCCGACTGCTGGCGCTGAGCCTGGTGGCGACCCTGCTGGCACTGCTGCCGCCGCTACTCACGCAGCGGCTGATCGACCGCGGACTGATGCAGGGCGACTTCTCCACGGTGCTCGCCTATGTCGGCGCCCTGGTGGCGGTGGGACTCGCCGCGCTGGGCCTGCAGGGGCTGACTCGCCTGCAGCATGTGGCGCTCTCCGCCCGGCTGCTGCTGGCGCTGCGCCGCTCGCTGTTACGTCACCTGCTGCGTCTGGCCCCCGCCCGCTGGCAGGCCCGGGGGCGGGGCGACCTGATGAGCCGCCTCGACGGCGACCTGTCGATTCTCCAGGGCTTCGCCCTGGACGGCCTGCTCAGCGGCCTCTCCAACCTGCTCGGGCTGGTGGGCGCCCTGGCCATGATCGGCTTTTACAGCCCCATGCTGATGGTGTTGGTGGCGCTGCTGGTGCCGCTTCAGTGGCTGTGGCTGCGCGCCTGGCGCCCGGCGCTGACCTGCCGTCAGCGGGCCCTGCGCGAACAGAGCGGCGAGATCTCCGGCTTCTGGCAGGACACCCTGGCCCTTGGCCCCTGGTTCCAGGGCCAAGCGCTGGAGGCCTCGCGGCTCAACCGCCTCCAGGGACTCGGCCACGAGCAGCTACGCCGCCTGCTGGCGGTGCGCTGGGTGGGTTTCCTCAGCGACACGGGCCCCCAGCTGATCCTCTCCCTGGCCCGGGCCGGCCTGCTCCTGCTGGGCGGCTATCTGGTGATCCAGGGGCGCCTGCAGCTCGGCGAGCTGGTAGCCCTACTGGCCTATCTTGGCATGGTGATGGCGCCCATCGGCGGTCTGCTTGGCCTCTACGGCGGCTGGCAGCGGGCCCAGGTCAGTGCGGCTCGCCTCGCCGAGCTGTTCGCCGAGCCGGCCATGAACGATCCCTACCGGGGCGAACATCCCTCAGGCCCCGGCGAGCTTCGCCTCGAAGGGGTACGCTTCCGCCATGCGGGACAGGCCGATGGGCTGCTGGATGGTGTCGATCTCACGCTTGCGCCGGGCCGCAAGGTGCTCATTGAAGGCCCCTCGGGCGCCGGCAAGAGCAGCCTGATCCGCCTGCTGCTCGGACTGGAAACGCCAGCATCGGGCGAGATCCGTGTCGACGGCGTGCCTCTGGACGCGCTATCCCGCCACCACTGGTTGAAGCAGGTGGCCTGGGTGGAACAGCACCCCAGTCTGCTGCGCGGCAGCCTGGCGGAAACCCTGCGCGCCCTCGCTCCCGAGGCCAGCGATGCCGAGCTGGTCGAGGCACTGTTGCAGGTGGGTCTTGGCGACTGGCTAGCCGCCCTGCCGCGTGGCCTCGCAACCGAACTCGGCGACCTGGGCGGCACGGTGTCCGGCGGCCAGCGCGCACGCCTGGCCCTGGCCCGGGCACTGCTCAAGAAGCCCCGCCTGGTGCTGCTGGATGAACCCACCGCGGCCCTGGATGCCGAGGCTGCCCGAGCCTTCGATGCCCGGCTCGACGAACTGCTGGGCAATACCACCCGGCTAATCATCAGCCATCAGGGGAGCCATTTCAGCAATCTCGATGCCCGCTATCGCCTCCAGGACGGCAGGCTGATCGCCAGGGAGGCGACCGCATGTCCCTGA
- the peaD gene encoding quinohemoprotein amine dehydrogenase subunit beta, producing the protein MVRSCDVAGAFGSGTLQLSPDERIAYVLHNRWEDVVGIDLTNCEEVFRARQSEGDVRAKALASLAVSPDGSRLYTVQDRVRLQRDRYEVLEPQLAVYDTSAGLDAKPLATFPAPRQVTTMGAAADGYLYLAGADIYRVDPENGDTEVAIANRNWDRPGFSPPDSLAMWSIGEVTDEFVRPYTVAEHPGEENEAWHWGISRIDLTTGETENKEIAPFEFIIFSMVSDPRERDVFYGVYTQLSKLDARTREIVRVIDLDHTYYVINTSYDGSRIYVGGASSDIAIYDDDFNDLGRIRLPGDMSTATLKVARF; encoded by the coding sequence GTGGTGCGCAGCTGCGACGTGGCGGGCGCCTTCGGCTCCGGCACCCTGCAGCTCTCCCCCGACGAGCGTATCGCCTATGTGCTGCACAACCGCTGGGAGGACGTGGTGGGCATCGACCTCACCAACTGCGAGGAGGTGTTCCGCGCCCGTCAGTCCGAGGGCGACGTGCGCGCCAAGGCGCTCGCCTCGCTGGCGGTGAGCCCCGACGGCAGCCGTCTCTACACGGTGCAGGACCGGGTACGCCTGCAACGCGACCGCTACGAGGTGCTGGAGCCGCAGCTGGCGGTGTATGACACCTCGGCGGGCCTCGATGCCAAGCCCCTGGCCACCTTCCCCGCTCCGCGCCAGGTCACCACCATGGGTGCCGCCGCGGATGGCTATCTCTACCTCGCCGGAGCCGATATCTACCGGGTCGACCCAGAGAACGGCGACACCGAGGTGGCCATCGCCAACCGCAACTGGGATCGCCCCGGCTTCAGCCCACCCGACTCCCTGGCGATGTGGTCCATCGGCGAGGTCACGGACGAGTTCGTGCGCCCTTACACGGTAGCGGAGCATCCCGGCGAGGAGAACGAGGCCTGGCACTGGGGCATCAGCCGGATCGATCTGACCACCGGCGAGACCGAAAACAAGGAGATCGCGCCCTTCGAGTTCATCATCTTCTCGATGGTCTCCGACCCCCGCGAGCGTGACGTCTTCTACGGCGTCTACACCCAGCTCAGCAAGCTGGACGCCAGAACGCGGGAGATCGTACGGGTGATCGACCTCGACCACACCTACTATGTCATCAATACGTCCTACGACGGCTCGCGCATCTACGTGGGCGGCGCCTCCAGCGATATCGCCATCTACGATGACGACTTCAACGACCTGGGACGGATTCGCCTGCCCGGCGACATGAGCACTGCCACGTTGAAGGTGGCGCGCTTCTAG
- the qhpC gene encoding quinohemoprotein amine dehydrogenase subunit gamma, giving the protein MTHNNKGFSELGLTPLNRKAREMERAATPEALEEVQAMQTIAGCTSSFDPGWEVDPFGGVASLCQPMEADLYGCADPCWWPAQVPDTMNTYPTGGWSRPRRG; this is encoded by the coding sequence ATGACACACAACAACAAAGGCTTCAGCGAGCTGGGGCTCACCCCTCTCAACCGCAAGGCCCGGGAGATGGAGCGGGCCGCCACCCCCGAGGCACTGGAGGAGGTTCAGGCCATGCAGACCATCGCCGGCTGCACCTCGAGCTTCGACCCCGGCTGGGAGGTGGATCCCTTCGGCGGCGTAGCCTCGCTGTGCCAGCCCATGGAGGCGGACCTCTACGGCTGCGCCGACCCCTGCTGGTGGCCCGCCCAGGTACCCGACACCATGAACACCTACCCCACTGGGGGATGGAGCCGACCGCGCCGAGGATGA
- the peaB gene encoding quinohemoprotein amine dehydrogenase maturation protein, which produces MGILQAIPQNLHRVEVEGQPLWFHVPTTSLFAPDPLSETLLALASRQEGLDPHALPGQLVQEVSLADLQARLEQLKTLKLVTDGVVQAYNPSVRVEQFPLSTVVLNVNTGCNLSCSYCYKEDLDNPRDGKKMDLATAQAAIEMMLREAPQRERYNVVFFGGEPLSNMPLIRAVVAWAEQRIHGLGKAVDFTLTTNATLLSEEKIAFFDAHRFGLTVSMDGPKAIHDKNRIAVNGQGTYDLVARRIAPLLANYRSRPVGARVTLTHGTTDVIGIHHHLVNELGFAEAGFAPVTSGDMAAYNLTGEELRVVFDGMLELGKRAVEAAIEGRDIGFGNFNQLLTDIWEGRSKAVPCGAGLGLVAVDHGGDVHLCHRFTGSELPTFGSVREGLDHAGLKQFIEARSDRSERGCSNCRIRNLCSGGCYHESYARFGDPMTPTYHYCDLMREWVDFGIGAYARILRHNPDFLDGPLAGRQTA; this is translated from the coding sequence ATGGGAATCTTGCAAGCGATCCCGCAGAACCTGCATCGGGTGGAGGTGGAAGGCCAGCCGCTGTGGTTCCACGTGCCCACCACCAGCCTGTTCGCCCCGGACCCTCTCAGCGAGACGCTGCTGGCCCTGGCCAGCCGCCAGGAGGGGTTGGATCCGCACGCCTTGCCGGGCCAGTTGGTCCAGGAGGTGAGCCTCGCCGACCTGCAGGCACGCCTGGAGCAGCTCAAGACGCTGAAGCTGGTCACCGACGGCGTCGTCCAGGCCTACAATCCCAGCGTCCGGGTGGAGCAGTTCCCGCTCTCCACCGTGGTGCTCAACGTCAACACCGGCTGCAACCTGAGCTGCAGCTACTGCTACAAGGAAGACCTGGACAACCCCCGCGATGGCAAGAAGATGGACCTGGCCACCGCCCAGGCGGCCATCGAGATGATGCTGCGCGAAGCCCCGCAGCGGGAGCGCTACAACGTCGTCTTCTTCGGCGGCGAGCCGCTCAGCAATATGCCACTGATCCGCGCGGTGGTGGCCTGGGCCGAGCAGCGCATCCACGGGCTCGGCAAGGCGGTGGACTTCACCCTGACCACCAACGCCACCCTGCTCAGCGAGGAGAAGATCGCCTTCTTCGATGCCCACCGCTTCGGCCTGACGGTAAGCATGGACGGCCCCAAGGCAATCCATGACAAGAACCGCATCGCCGTCAACGGCCAGGGCACCTACGACCTGGTGGCCCGGCGCATCGCGCCGCTGCTGGCCAACTATCGCTCGCGACCGGTGGGCGCCCGGGTCACCCTGACCCACGGCACCACCGACGTGATCGGCATCCACCACCACCTGGTCAATGAGCTGGGCTTCGCCGAGGCGGGCTTCGCCCCGGTCACCTCGGGTGACATGGCCGCCTACAACCTGACGGGCGAAGAGCTGCGTGTCGTCTTCGACGGCATGCTCGAACTCGGCAAGCGTGCGGTCGAGGCCGCCATCGAGGGTCGCGACATTGGCTTCGGCAACTTCAACCAGCTGCTCACCGACATCTGGGAGGGGCGCAGCAAGGCCGTGCCCTGCGGTGCCGGGCTCGGGCTGGTGGCGGTGGACCATGGCGGTGACGTGCACCTCTGCCACCGCTTCACCGGTTCCGAACTGCCGACCTTCGGCAGCGTCCGCGAGGGGCTCGATCACGCCGGCCTCAAGCAGTTCATCGAGGCCAGGAGCGATCGCAGCGAGCGCGGCTGCAGCAATTGCCGCATCCGCAACCTCTGCTCCGGCGGCTGCTACCACGAGAGCTACGCCCGCTTCGGCGATCCCATGACGCCGACCTACCACTATTGCGACTTGATGCGCGAGTGGGTCGACTTCGGCATCGGCGCCTACGCCCGCATTCTGCGTCACAACCCCGACTTTCTCGACGGCCCCCTGGCCGGGAGGCAAACCGCATGA